The following are from one region of the Chryseobacterium shigense genome:
- a CDS encoding phosphoglycerate kinase codes for MKTINDFNFKDKKALVRVDFNVPQDDQLKVTDNTRIVTVKPTVEKILNDGGAVILMTHLGRPKGEVKDEFSLKHIVNEVSAVLGKEVKFVDECIGEKAEKVASELQPGEILLLENLRFHNEEEKGDEGFAQQLAKLGDAYVNDAFGTAHRAHASTAVIAQYFESTKFFGLLMAKELQAIDKVLRKGEKPVTAILGGSKVSTKITIIENILPAIDNLIIGGGMAFTFIKALGGKIGNSLVEEDKLPLALEILGKAKENNVKVYLPSDTIIAEAFNNDAERKEADIYAIPEGWMGLDAGPKSRDQFNDVLLNSRTILWNGPIGVFEMSNFAAGTVALGDSISEATKLGAFSLVGGGDSVAFVKQFGYDDKVSYVSTGGGAMLESLEGLELPGVAAINK; via the coding sequence ATGAAAACAATCAATGATTTCAATTTTAAAGACAAGAAGGCTCTGGTAAGAGTGGATTTTAATGTTCCGCAGGACGATCAGCTTAAGGTGACTGACAATACAAGAATTGTAACTGTAAAACCTACGGTTGAAAAAATTCTTAATGATGGAGGTGCTGTGATCTTAATGACACACCTTGGAAGGCCGAAAGGAGAGGTGAAAGATGAATTTTCTCTTAAGCACATCGTAAATGAGGTATCTGCTGTTCTTGGAAAAGAAGTTAAGTTTGTGGATGAATGTATCGGGGAAAAGGCTGAAAAGGTGGCTTCTGAGCTTCAGCCGGGAGAGATCTTACTGTTGGAGAACCTGCGTTTTCATAATGAAGAAGAAAAAGGAGATGAAGGATTTGCACAGCAGCTTGCCAAACTTGGCGATGCTTATGTAAATGATGCTTTCGGTACAGCACACAGGGCACATGCTTCTACAGCTGTTATTGCTCAATATTTCGAATCAACTAAATTTTTCGGTTTATTGATGGCTAAAGAGCTTCAGGCGATCGATAAAGTTTTAAGAAAAGGAGAAAAGCCTGTAACTGCGATACTTGGTGGTTCGAAAGTTTCAACTAAAATTACCATTATAGAAAATATACTTCCTGCAATTGACAATCTGATCATCGGAGGCGGTATGGCATTCACTTTCATTAAAGCCTTAGGCGGAAAAATAGGAAACTCTCTGGTAGAAGAGGATAAACTTCCATTGGCTCTTGAAATTCTTGGAAAAGCGAAAGAGAATAATGTAAAAGTATATCTTCCTTCAGATACTATTATTGCTGAAGCTTTCAACAATGATGCAGAAAGAAAAGAAGCAGATATTTACGCTATTCCTGAAGGATGGATGGGACTTGATGCCGGCCCCAAATCAAGGGATCAGTTCAATGATGTACTTTTAAATTCCAGAACAATACTTTGGAACGGACCAATCGGTGTTTTTGAAATGTCCAACTTTGCAGCAGGAACAGTTGCTTTAGGAGACAGTATTTCTGAAGCAACGAAACTGGGAGCTTTCTCTTTAGTAGGAGGAGGGGACAGTGTTGCTTTTGTGAAGCAGTTTGGTTATGATGACAAAGTGAGTTATGTTTCTACAGGAGGAGGTGCGATGCTTGAAAGCCTTGAAGGTTTGGAACTTCCCGGAGTTGCTGCGATCAACAAATAG
- the ybeY gene encoding rRNA maturation RNase YbeY, with protein MIQFFYENLQESVNTDYQKWLEDIILSEGKKTGEINYIFCDDEYLLKINQDYLQHDYYTDIITFDYVKGKTISGEIFVSLQRISDNASTLSRDYEEELKRVLAHGILHLAGYKDKTEEEEKEMRRMEDLYLAKFKELNP; from the coding sequence ATGATACAATTCTTTTACGAAAACTTACAGGAATCTGTGAATACAGATTATCAAAAATGGCTGGAAGATATTATTCTTTCAGAAGGAAAAAAAACGGGTGAAATCAATTATATTTTCTGTGATGACGAATATCTGCTAAAGATCAACCAGGATTATTTGCAGCATGATTATTATACAGATATCATCACTTTCGATTATGTAAAAGGTAAAACAATAAGCGGAGAGATTTTCGTATCTTTGCAGCGAATTTCAGACAACGCTTCTACCCTATCCAGAGATTATGAGGAAGAACTAAAAAGAGTCCTTGCTCATGGCATCCTTCACCTCGCGGGATACAAGGATAAGACGGAAGAAGAAGAGAAAGAGATGCGGAGAATGGAAGATTTATATCTGGCTAAATTTAAGGAATTAAATCCTTGA
- the mnmG gene encoding tRNA uridine-5-carboxymethylaminomethyl(34) synthesis enzyme MnmG, translated as MISDIYDVIVVGAGHAGCEAAAAAANLGSKTLLVTMNMQTIGQMSCNPAMGGIAKGQIVREIDAMGGYSGIVADKSAIQFKMLNLSKGPAMWSPRTQNDRMLFAEEWRLALENTPNLDFFQDMVKQLIVENNKVTGVITSLGIEIKGKSVVLTNGTFLNGLIHVGDKQLGGGRMGEPRAFGITEQLVSLGFEAGRMKTGTPPRVDGRSLDYSKMEEQKGDENPQKFSYTDTPKLTKQLSCHIVYTNETVHDILREGFDRSPMFNGTIQSLGPRYCPSIEDKINRFAERTRHQLFVEPEGWKTVEIYVNGFSSSLPEDVQIKAMKQIPGFENVKVFRPGYAIEYDYFPPTQLKHTLETKLIDNLYFAGQINGTTGYEEAAGQGLIAGINAHNKVHEKGDFILNRDEAYIGVLIDDLITKGTEEPYRMFTSRAEYRLLLRQDNADIRLTRKAFDLGLAKEERLRKVETKVSKSQELEEFLRETSLKPGMINPILEKSESNPVDQAYKAAQFLTRPNITLEKLDEIDSIKEFSSQYNDEIREQAEINIKYKGYIEKEKENVAKLNRLENIKIPDDFDYKSLSSLSAEAKQKMSNVRPKTIAQAGRISGVSPADINVLLVYLGR; from the coding sequence ATGATTTCAGATATATATGACGTAATTGTAGTAGGTGCCGGACATGCAGGTTGTGAAGCTGCAGCTGCAGCCGCGAACCTCGGTTCAAAGACACTGCTTGTTACAATGAATATGCAGACCATCGGACAGATGAGCTGCAACCCGGCAATGGGAGGAATCGCAAAAGGACAGATCGTAAGAGAAATTGATGCTATGGGAGGATACTCCGGAATTGTAGCAGATAAATCCGCGATCCAGTTCAAAATGCTGAATCTTTCCAAAGGTCCCGCCATGTGGTCTCCAAGAACCCAAAACGACAGAATGCTTTTTGCAGAAGAATGGAGACTGGCACTGGAAAATACTCCAAATCTTGATTTTTTTCAGGATATGGTGAAACAGCTTATTGTAGAAAATAATAAGGTAACCGGAGTTATTACTTCTTTAGGAATTGAAATAAAAGGGAAATCCGTAGTTCTTACCAATGGTACATTTCTGAATGGATTAATTCATGTTGGAGACAAACAATTAGGCGGAGGAAGAATGGGTGAACCAAGAGCATTCGGAATTACAGAACAGCTTGTAAGTTTAGGTTTCGAAGCAGGAAGAATGAAGACAGGAACCCCTCCCCGCGTAGATGGAAGAAGTCTCGATTACTCCAAAATGGAAGAACAGAAAGGAGACGAAAATCCCCAAAAGTTCAGTTATACGGATACTCCGAAACTTACAAAACAATTAAGCTGTCATATTGTATATACCAACGAAACAGTTCATGATATTTTACGTGAAGGTTTCGACAGGAGTCCTATGTTCAACGGAACAATCCAGAGCTTGGGCCCGAGATATTGTCCAAGTATAGAAGATAAGATCAATCGTTTTGCAGAAAGAACAAGACATCAGCTTTTCGTAGAACCGGAAGGATGGAAAACTGTGGAAATATACGTTAACGGCTTCAGTTCTTCGCTTCCTGAAGATGTACAGATTAAAGCTATGAAGCAAATTCCCGGCTTTGAAAATGTAAAGGTATTCCGTCCAGGTTATGCTATTGAGTATGATTACTTCCCTCCTACCCAATTAAAGCATACTTTAGAAACAAAATTGATCGATAACTTATATTTTGCAGGCCAGATTAACGGTACCACAGGATATGAAGAAGCAGCAGGACAAGGTTTAATTGCCGGTATCAATGCTCATAATAAAGTACACGAAAAAGGAGATTTTATACTGAACAGAGATGAAGCTTATATCGGCGTACTGATCGATGATCTGATTACAAAAGGAACAGAAGAGCCTTACAGAATGTTCACCTCACGTGCAGAATACAGGCTTTTATTAAGACAGGACAATGCTGATATCAGGCTTACAAGAAAAGCATTCGATTTAGGGCTTGCGAAAGAAGAAAGATTAAGAAAAGTTGAAACCAAAGTATCTAAAAGTCAGGAACTTGAAGAGTTTTTAAGAGAAACTTCTTTAAAACCCGGCATGATTAATCCTATTCTTGAAAAATCAGAAAGCAATCCTGTAGATCAGGCTTATAAAGCTGCGCAATTCCTTACCAGACCTAATATCACATTAGAAAAACTGGATGAAATTGATTCCATTAAAGAATTTTCGTCGCAATATAATGATGAAATAAGAGAACAGGCAGAAATCAACATTAAATACAAAGGCTATATTGAAAAGGAAAAAGAAAATGTAGCTAAACTTAACCGTCTGGAAAACATTAAAATTCCGGATGATTTCGACTATAAAAGCCTTTCCAGCCTTTCTGCAGAAGCAAAACAGAAAATGTCTAATGTAAGACCAAAAACTATTGCACAGGCAGGCAGGATCAGTGGTGTTTCTCCAGCCGATATCAATGTTTTACTGGTCTATTTAGGGCGTTAA
- a CDS encoding class I SAM-dependent methyltransferase — protein sequence MKIKDHFLSQEIFEIKETETQGVFKTSPIPSNISRYYESEDYISHHQDSGSLKEKLYKFLQSFNLKYKKNILADRIKKGSKVLDYGCGAGEFVKYIENDFETFGFEPDADARKAALNKISKATVLDNIQAIPDNSLDGITLWHVFEHIENQDEMLEIFHTKLKDKGLLIIAVPNPTSYDAKHYKEYWAAYDVPRHIYHFSKNGMENLISKKPDWKMRKIKPLVLDSFYISMLSEKYKKSPLFWLKAVIHGTISNVKALFSNEFSSLIYIIEKR from the coding sequence ATGAAAATAAAGGATCATTTTCTTTCGCAGGAAATATTTGAAATTAAAGAAACGGAAACACAGGGAGTTTTCAAAACCTCCCCTATTCCATCTAACATTTCCAGATATTATGAAAGTGAAGATTACATTTCCCACCACCAGGATTCCGGAAGCTTAAAAGAAAAACTTTATAAGTTCCTGCAGTCTTTTAATCTGAAATACAAAAAAAATATTCTTGCAGACAGGATTAAAAAAGGATCAAAAGTTCTGGATTACGGATGCGGCGCCGGAGAATTTGTAAAATATATAGAAAATGATTTTGAAACTTTTGGATTTGAACCTGATGCAGATGCCAGGAAAGCTGCACTGAATAAAATATCAAAAGCAACTGTACTTGATAATATACAGGCTATACCTGACAACAGTTTAGATGGCATTACATTATGGCACGTATTTGAACATATAGAAAATCAGGATGAAATGCTGGAAATATTTCACACGAAATTAAAAGATAAAGGTCTTCTCATTATTGCTGTTCCCAACCCTACTTCCTATGATGCAAAACATTACAAGGAATATTGGGCTGCTTATGATGTGCCGAGACATATTTATCATTTCTCCAAAAACGGCATGGAAAATTTAATTTCCAAGAAGCCGGATTGGAAAATGAGAAAAATCAAACCTTTGGTACTTGACTCCTTTTACATCTCAATGTTAAGCGAAAAATATAAAAAATCACCCCTATTTTGGCTAAAAGCGGTCATCCATGGAACGATTTCTAACGTAAAAGCACTTTTTTCCAACGAATTTTCAAGTTTGATATACATTATCGAAAAAAGATAG